The following proteins are encoded in a genomic region of Alistipes shahii WAL 8301:
- a CDS encoding TolC family protein yields the protein MKRLFLIIAFWAAGVAGASAQMRLTLPQALDLALSENPTVKVAEMEVQRYDYVKRQTWGNLLPQISASGSYTRSIVKSEMRGGISFGADNTFAVQGDLSLPLFAPSVYRTLKMNDAQMATAVEAARASRIDLTAEVKKAFYNILLAEQSLAVLRESEATVQRTVDDTQVQYKHGLASEYDLLTAQVQLSNLKPTILQTENSIKLAKLMLKMYLSIPEDVEIEVVGELDALRDDVLAGTDGLTTDVTDNSDLRSLELQEEVLRRSLKAANAGRMPTLAAFGSASYTGNDMEPFNFGGAAATDDSRYFWTHPISVGLQLSVPIFSGLTKMNRSRELKNQISQLSLQRSYARQQIDVQVRSALNDLLTARETMYAQELTVEQARKAYKISDTRYRAGAGTILELNSAQLSQTQAQLNFSQAIYDYLSAKAEYDRIVGREHGNK from the coding sequence ATGAAACGACTTTTTTTGATCATCGCCTTTTGGGCGGCGGGCGTCGCCGGCGCTTCGGCGCAGATGCGGCTGACGCTTCCCCAGGCGCTGGATCTCGCCTTGAGCGAAAACCCGACCGTCAAGGTCGCGGAGATGGAGGTGCAGCGTTACGACTACGTGAAGCGCCAGACGTGGGGCAACCTGCTGCCGCAGATTTCGGCGTCGGGCAGCTACACCCGTTCGATCGTGAAGTCCGAGATGCGCGGCGGCATTTCGTTCGGAGCCGATAACACCTTCGCCGTGCAGGGCGACCTGTCGCTGCCGCTCTTCGCGCCGTCGGTCTACCGCACGCTGAAGATGAACGACGCGCAGATGGCCACGGCCGTGGAGGCCGCACGCGCCTCGCGCATCGACCTGACGGCCGAGGTGAAGAAGGCCTTTTACAACATCCTGCTCGCCGAGCAGTCGCTCGCGGTGCTCCGCGAGTCGGAGGCCACGGTGCAGCGCACGGTCGACGATACGCAGGTGCAGTACAAGCACGGACTGGCCTCGGAATACGACCTGCTGACCGCGCAGGTGCAGTTGAGCAACCTCAAGCCCACGATCCTCCAGACCGAGAATTCGATCAAGCTGGCCAAGCTGATGCTCAAGATGTACCTCTCGATTCCCGAGGACGTGGAGATCGAGGTGGTGGGCGAGCTGGACGCCCTGCGCGACGACGTGCTGGCCGGGACGGACGGGCTGACCACCGACGTGACGGACAACTCCGACCTGCGTTCGCTCGAATTGCAGGAGGAGGTTCTCCGGCGTTCGCTCAAGGCGGCCAATGCGGGACGCATGCCGACGCTCGCAGCCTTCGGGTCAGCCTCCTATACGGGTAACGACATGGAGCCTTTCAATTTCGGCGGCGCCGCCGCGACGGACGATTCCCGGTATTTCTGGACCCATCCGATTTCGGTCGGCCTGCAACTGTCGGTCCCCATCTTTTCGGGCCTGACGAAGATGAACAGGTCGCGCGAGCTGAAAAACCAGATTTCGCAGCTGTCGCTCCAGCGCAGCTACGCCCGGCAGCAGATCGACGTACAGGTGCGCTCGGCGCTGAACGACCTGCTGACCGCCCGCGAGACGATGTACGCCCAGGAGCTGACCGTCGAGCAGGCCCGCAAGGCCTACAAGATCTCCGACACCCGTTACCGGGCGGGCGCGGGGACGATCCTCGAACTCAACAGCGCGCAGCTCTCGCAAACGCAGGCGCAGCTGAACTTCTCGCAGGCGATCTACGATTACCTTTCGGCCAAGGCCGAGTACGACCGCATCGTCGGCCGCGAACACGGAAATAAATAA
- the hepC gene encoding heparin-sulfate lyase HepC: protein MKRIFTEISAFAFIVAVLFSAGCLSDDLGRSDNGSGTGSTEPTIPDNSVIDAGMFSALNLDYPGLAAVKAYYDSDQYYLAAQALLEYYRGRTDVINGNVNLIAPSISAQEQEWADYALVKNEYRFYNGTYMDGDKPYSYLTSNKIDWAKRVSGDLEERYSLHRHQWMVPQGKAYRTSLDETYTTGWVTVYEDWLTNFPRPTGDVDYEADPSTQPEESREALYAWRPIDVAYRVENQCDLLYYFMQSTSFTPQLLSKFLANLAEQAEHIKAHYSEDADTKATEAHAVFRAGTIFPEMKKAEEWVESGSGSMNEGIDASVFEVLNLDYSGLTKVKRAYDIGDYYMALEELMNYYRSRTHGLNPNVDLSSVTPTANELRWADYALRENDYRFYVNNYYDAAAGENVPYSYKSKSGDGIDWTIWPTGEQEQRYQLHRHQWMVPQAKTYYSSQDEKYALNWIEVYGDWIKQNPKPEQGTDVTNHASWRPLDVAARLIDQCALLEYYQQSESVTIEWLTEVLKHLDEHANHIMNNYSADSNHRITQAQAVTFAGMLFPELKNAAAWKTSGTGVLGDAVTSEYFPDGWLKDGDLHYHISGIEDFRVSLDVAQRNGEESRFSSGYVESMRKMTDVVMNMIYPDYTVPNMADTRRATWTARVLQRNLTNYYNLFPDNEQMRWMATAGAEGTIPETKVKTFPDGGYYVMRTGWTVADMMMVLQNTPDGPSEQWHRQYDNNTFELWVKGRNFFPDSGCFSYGGTSSSNADRRKYAASTAHNTVTLDNKNVSSDGKMLKQFSKSGSGHSYQALVLENPSYEGLTHRRTIFMVDDKFYVILDEAYGSAAGTVNLNFNITEGTDAQVVYDTSEGGFHTAFADGNNLLVRTRASKSGAYVQKTGFVSYNINQTAERKAYQLNLEKTADEPVVRYATVLLPTSDASAEEVSITLGDWSETGGSVRVQVGGVSYPALSYTL, encoded by the coding sequence ATGAAACGCATTTTTACTGAAATTTCGGCGTTCGCTTTCATCGTGGCGGTCCTGTTCTCGGCGGGCTGCCTGTCGGATGATCTGGGACGATCGGACAATGGCAGCGGAACCGGTTCCACGGAGCCGACGATTCCCGACAACAGTGTGATCGACGCGGGTATGTTCAGCGCCCTGAACCTCGATTACCCCGGTCTTGCCGCCGTGAAAGCCTACTACGATTCCGACCAGTATTATCTGGCGGCGCAGGCTTTGCTGGAGTACTACCGCGGACGGACCGATGTGATCAACGGCAATGTCAATCTGATTGCACCCTCGATCTCCGCACAGGAGCAGGAGTGGGCCGATTACGCCCTTGTCAAGAACGAATACCGTTTCTACAACGGCACGTACATGGACGGCGACAAACCCTATTCCTACCTGACGTCCAACAAAATCGACTGGGCGAAACGTGTTTCGGGCGATCTGGAAGAGCGTTACAGTCTGCATCGCCATCAGTGGATGGTTCCGCAGGGCAAGGCCTACCGTACGTCGCTTGACGAGACCTATACTACCGGGTGGGTGACGGTCTACGAGGACTGGCTGACGAATTTCCCCCGCCCGACGGGCGATGTGGACTACGAGGCCGATCCCTCGACGCAGCCCGAGGAGTCGCGCGAGGCGCTCTACGCCTGGCGTCCGATCGACGTGGCCTACCGCGTCGAGAACCAGTGCGACCTGCTTTATTATTTCATGCAATCGACCTCCTTCACGCCGCAGCTGCTTTCGAAGTTCCTGGCCAATCTCGCCGAGCAGGCCGAGCATATCAAGGCGCACTATTCGGAGGATGCCGATACGAAGGCTACGGAGGCCCATGCCGTGTTCCGTGCCGGCACGATCTTCCCCGAGATGAAGAAGGCCGAAGAGTGGGTCGAGAGCGGCTCGGGGTCGATGAACGAGGGCATCGACGCCAGCGTGTTCGAAGTGCTGAATCTCGATTACAGCGGCCTGACGAAGGTGAAGCGCGCCTATGACATCGGCGACTACTATATGGCGCTGGAAGAGTTGATGAACTACTACCGTTCGCGCACCCACGGGCTGAATCCCAATGTCGACCTTTCGAGTGTGACGCCCACGGCCAACGAGCTGCGTTGGGCCGATTACGCGCTCCGTGAGAACGACTATCGTTTCTATGTCAACAATTACTATGATGCCGCAGCCGGTGAAAATGTGCCTTATTCGTATAAGAGCAAGAGCGGCGACGGCATCGATTGGACGATCTGGCCTACCGGCGAGCAGGAGCAGCGTTACCAGCTCCACCGTCACCAGTGGATGGTTCCGCAGGCCAAGACCTACTATTCGTCGCAGGACGAGAAATACGCCCTGAACTGGATCGAGGTCTACGGCGACTGGATCAAGCAGAATCCCAAGCCCGAGCAGGGCACCGACGTGACCAACCACGCTTCGTGGCGTCCGCTCGACGTGGCAGCCCGCCTGATCGACCAGTGCGCCCTGTTGGAGTACTACCAGCAGTCGGAGTCCGTCACGATCGAATGGCTGACCGAGGTGCTGAAGCATCTCGACGAGCATGCCAACCACATCATGAACAACTATTCGGCCGACTCCAACCACCGCATTACCCAGGCGCAGGCCGTGACCTTTGCCGGCATGCTGTTCCCCGAGTTGAAGAACGCTGCGGCGTGGAAGACGAGCGGCACGGGCGTCCTTGGCGACGCGGTGACCTCGGAGTACTTCCCCGACGGCTGGCTGAAGGACGGAGACCTGCATTACCACATCTCGGGTATCGAGGATTTCCGGGTGTCGCTGGACGTGGCGCAGCGCAACGGCGAGGAGAGTCGTTTTTCGTCGGGTTACGTCGAGTCGATGCGCAAGATGACCGACGTGGTGATGAACATGATCTATCCCGACTACACGGTGCCCAACATGGCCGACACGCGCCGCGCCACGTGGACCGCACGGGTGCTTCAGCGCAACCTGACCAACTACTACAACCTCTTCCCCGACAACGAGCAGATGCGCTGGATGGCGACGGCCGGTGCCGAGGGGACGATTCCCGAAACGAAGGTCAAGACCTTCCCCGACGGCGGTTACTACGTGATGCGCACGGGCTGGACCGTGGCCGACATGATGATGGTGTTGCAGAACACGCCCGACGGACCTTCCGAGCAGTGGCACCGCCAGTACGACAACAACACGTTCGAACTGTGGGTCAAGGGCCGCAATTTCTTCCCCGACTCGGGCTGCTTCTCCTACGGGGGCACCTCTTCGTCGAATGCCGACCGGCGCAAGTATGCCGCTTCGACGGCCCACAACACCGTCACGCTCGACAATAAGAACGTTTCGAGCGACGGCAAGATGCTCAAGCAGTTCTCCAAGTCGGGCTCGGGCCACTCGTACCAGGCGCTGGTGCTGGAGAATCCCTCCTACGAAGGGCTGACGCACCGCCGCACGATCTTTATGGTAGATGACAAATTCTATGTGATCCTCGACGAGGCTTACGGCTCGGCTGCGGGCACCGTCAATCTGAATTTCAACATCACCGAAGGAACCGATGCGCAGGTGGTGTACGATACCTCCGAGGGCGGTTTCCACACGGCATTCGCCGACGGCAACAACCTGCTGGTGCGCACCCGGGCGAGCAAGTCGGGCGCTTACGTTCAGAAGACGGGTTTCGTCTCCTACAACATCAACCAGACTGCGGAGCGCAAGGCCTACCAGCTGAACCTCGAAAAGACGGCCGACGAACCGGTCGTGCGTTATGCCACGGTGCTGCTGCCGACGTCCGACGCTTCGGCCGAAGAGGTCTCCATCACGCTGGGCGACTGGTCGGAGACCGGCGGTTCGGTCCGTGTGCAGGTCGGGGGTGTTTCCTATCCTGCGTTGTCCTATACCCTGTAA
- a CDS encoding IS4 family transposase has translation MLRNLKVPHKSSEIFSVILPIFKVSMNLAHIKCLSMLLGALCAVQTVCLSKLAGAFDSKASRESCFRRIQRFMSQMVLDLDAVAGYLKSRIPSDGPYTLTMDRTNWKFGEVNINALVLGIAYDHMSFPILFRLLPKRGNSNCKERINIMQRFIRLFGRDSIKCLVADREFVGNEWFKWLNDNAIQYHIRIRDNFWVEDPRTNRNIRAQHIFANLKHGEERVLYRIYRICGELCYLSGAVIKDKTGKPEPQILVSFCRPEEALPAYKERWTIETMFKVLKSSGFNIEDTHMVHINRIEQLFGVVIIAYTWAYCVGIAANIKVKAVRVLNNGRRAISLVKYGLNFIADALLNPFRPSKINVFDFLSCT, from the coding sequence ATGTTACGAAACCTCAAGGTCCCGCACAAAAGTAGTGAAATTTTCTCGGTAATCCTACCGATATTCAAAGTATCCATGAATCTTGCCCACATCAAATGCCTGTCCATGCTGCTCGGAGCACTCTGCGCCGTGCAGACGGTATGCCTTTCCAAACTGGCAGGGGCATTTGACAGCAAGGCTTCACGGGAATCCTGCTTCCGCCGCATCCAACGCTTCATGTCGCAGATGGTCCTGGACCTGGATGCCGTTGCGGGGTATCTCAAGTCGCGCATCCCGTCCGATGGCCCATACACGCTCACGATGGACCGCACGAACTGGAAGTTCGGAGAGGTGAATATCAATGCGTTAGTTCTGGGCATAGCTTACGATCATATGTCGTTCCCCATCCTGTTCAGACTGCTGCCCAAGCGGGGAAACTCCAATTGCAAGGAACGAATCAATATCATGCAGCGGTTCATCCGCCTGTTCGGTCGTGACAGTATCAAATGCCTGGTAGCGGACCGTGAGTTTGTCGGTAATGAGTGGTTCAAATGGCTCAACGACAACGCTATCCAGTACCATATCCGCATCCGCGACAACTTCTGGGTGGAAGACCCAAGAACCAACAGAAATATACGGGCCCAGCACATCTTCGCCAATCTCAAACATGGAGAGGAACGCGTCCTGTATCGTATCTATCGTATCTGTGGAGAACTCTGCTATCTGTCCGGTGCCGTTATCAAGGACAAGACCGGAAAGCCCGAACCGCAGATCCTCGTTTCCTTCTGCCGCCCGGAGGAAGCCCTCCCGGCATATAAGGAAAGATGGACTATCGAGACCATGTTTAAGGTCCTGAAATCCAGCGGATTCAATATCGAGGACACGCATATGGTTCATATCAATCGTATCGAGCAACTCTTCGGGGTTGTTATTATTGCCTATACCTGGGCCTACTGTGTTGGCATTGCCGCCAACATCAAAGTCAAGGCTGTCAGGGTTCTCAACAACGGGAGGCGTGCAATCAGTCTTGTCAAGTACGGTCTGAACTTCATCGCTGACGCTCTCCTCAATCCTTTCAGACCAAGTAAAATCAATGTGTTTGATTTTTTGTCATGTACTTAG
- a CDS encoding glycoside hydrolase family 88 protein — protein sequence MRRNFLPILGLLSLFVLGSCSAERDPKIASLKHAIGVADSQLLDAAAELDTTNCFPRSLMPRFRAVDAKDWTSGFFPGSLWQCYRFTGDEKLLAEAEKYTGRLEGIQYYKGTHDLGFMVFCSFGQQMQTLHDRHSEAVIVEAAKSLVSRCDPRIGLIRSWDFGEWNYPVIIDNMMNLEMLFWASKHTGDPVCRDVAVRHADITMKNHFRDDASSFHVVSYNDDGTVESRGTFQGYSDSSAWARGQAWGLYGYTMCYRETGDAKYLKHAERIADFIMHHPNTPADRIPYWDYNAPDIPDAPRDASAAAVVSSALFELSTLVPEAEGKRYFDYAETLLMNLSSDAYLARKGANGGFILMHSVGHLPADSEIDTPLNYADYYYLEAIGRYLSLRGLDPRRI from the coding sequence ATGAGAAGAAATTTTCTCCCCATTCTGGGTCTCCTCTCGCTGTTTGTGCTGGGTTCGTGCTCTGCGGAACGCGACCCCAAAATCGCATCCCTGAAACATGCCATCGGGGTGGCCGACAGCCAATTGCTGGACGCCGCCGCCGAACTCGACACGACGAACTGCTTTCCCCGTTCGCTGATGCCCAGGTTCCGGGCCGTCGATGCCAAAGACTGGACGAGCGGATTTTTTCCCGGGTCGCTTTGGCAGTGCTACCGCTTCACGGGCGACGAAAAACTCCTTGCCGAAGCGGAGAAATACACCGGCCGGCTGGAGGGTATACAATATTATAAGGGGACGCACGACCTGGGTTTCATGGTCTTCTGCAGCTTCGGCCAGCAGATGCAGACGCTGCACGACCGGCATTCGGAAGCGGTGATCGTCGAGGCCGCCAAGAGCCTCGTTTCGCGTTGCGACCCCCGTATCGGCCTGATCCGTTCGTGGGATTTCGGCGAGTGGAACTACCCGGTCATCATCGACAACATGATGAACCTCGAGATGCTCTTCTGGGCCTCGAAACACACGGGCGATCCCGTCTGCCGCGATGTGGCGGTCCGCCATGCCGACATCACGATGAAGAACCATTTCCGCGACGACGCCAGTTCGTTCCATGTCGTGAGCTACAACGACGACGGCACGGTCGAGAGCCGGGGCACGTTCCAGGGTTATTCCGACTCTTCGGCGTGGGCCCGCGGACAGGCGTGGGGACTCTACGGCTATACGATGTGCTACCGCGAGACGGGCGATGCGAAATACCTGAAGCACGCCGAACGGATCGCCGATTTCATCATGCACCATCCCAATACCCCTGCTGACCGCATTCCCTACTGGGACTACAACGCTCCGGACATTCCTGACGCTCCGCGCGACGCTTCGGCCGCGGCGGTCGTTTCGTCTGCTCTGTTCGAGCTTTCGACGCTGGTTCCCGAAGCCGAAGGCAAAAGGTATTTCGATTATGCCGAGACGCTGCTGATGAATCTTTCGTCGGACGCTTATCTGGCCAGGAAGGGTGCCAACGGCGGTTTCATTCTGATGCACAGCGTCGGCCACCTGCCCGCCGACAGCGAGATCGACACTCCGCTCAATTATGCGGACTACTACTACCTCGAAGCCATCGGGCGTTATCTGTCGCTGCGGGGCCTCGACCCGCGGCGGATCTGA
- a CDS encoding alpha-amylase family glycosyl hydrolase, with amino-acid sequence MEKTTRRLPIVERDEWLQPVEAQMNLRHERYERKMADIGRSAGSLVDYANGYRYFGWQWDDVLDGWWLREWLPGAHDVYVFGDFNNWQRTEIRMHKDAAGVWSAFFPAAMYRDRLRHGSLYKIHVHGDNGWLDRIPAYARRVVQDDETKNYTAQFWNPAEPFDWRGDAFDASKIGSLLIYEAHVGMAQEREGVGTYREFTEKILPIIKKDGYNAVQLMAVAEHPYYGSFGYHVSSFFAPSSRCGTPEELKELIRRAHELGLAVIMDLVHAHYVKNLNEGINSLDGTDHLYSPPGDAGYQQYWDSKLFDYGKEEVQHFLLSNVKYWLDEFHFDGYRFDGVTSMIYRHHGYVTFDSRDRFFDEGVNGDALTYLTLANRLAHDFRPSAVTIAEDVSGMPGMCIPIADGGIGFDYRLGMAIPDFWIKQLKEVPDEQWDIREMWSVMTDRLPEVKTVAYAESHDQALVGDKTIAFRLMDKEMYFHMDRASENIVIDRGMALHKMIRLMTISTGGQAYLNFMGNEFGHPEWIDFPREGNGWSYAHARRQWSLAKNGFLRYAWLGDFDRAMIRLVKKYKVLADGYPWNLLMDERNKTMAFSHGDLLFVFNWHPSASIPDYELPVQAPGKYVPVLSTDESRFGGQERQSMAAEHFSFDAGEGDGQRQPHIRIYNTSRTATVYLRKK; translated from the coding sequence ATGGAAAAAACGACCCGAAGACTTCCGATCGTCGAACGCGACGAATGGTTACAGCCCGTCGAGGCGCAGATGAACCTGCGCCACGAGCGTTACGAGCGGAAAATGGCCGACATCGGACGCTCGGCGGGATCGCTCGTCGACTACGCCAACGGCTACCGCTATTTCGGCTGGCAGTGGGACGATGTGCTGGACGGCTGGTGGCTGCGCGAGTGGCTGCCGGGGGCGCACGACGTCTACGTCTTCGGCGACTTCAACAACTGGCAGCGCACCGAAATCCGCATGCACAAGGATGCCGCGGGGGTCTGGAGCGCCTTTTTCCCCGCGGCGATGTACCGCGACCGGCTGCGGCACGGCTCGCTCTACAAGATCCACGTCCACGGCGACAACGGCTGGCTGGACCGCATTCCGGCCTACGCCCGGCGCGTCGTGCAGGACGACGAGACCAAAAACTACACGGCGCAGTTCTGGAACCCCGCGGAACCGTTCGACTGGCGGGGCGACGCGTTCGACGCCTCGAAGATCGGCAGCCTGCTGATCTACGAAGCCCATGTGGGCATGGCCCAGGAGCGCGAGGGCGTGGGAACCTACCGCGAATTCACCGAAAAGATACTCCCGATCATCAAAAAGGACGGCTACAACGCCGTGCAGCTGATGGCCGTGGCCGAGCACCCCTACTACGGGTCGTTCGGTTACCACGTGTCGAGTTTCTTCGCCCCCTCGTCGCGCTGCGGCACGCCCGAGGAGCTGAAGGAGCTGATCCGCCGCGCCCATGAACTGGGGCTGGCGGTGATCATGGACCTCGTGCACGCCCACTACGTCAAGAACCTCAACGAGGGGATCAACTCCCTCGACGGCACCGACCATCTCTACTCGCCGCCGGGCGACGCGGGCTACCAGCAGTACTGGGATTCGAAACTCTTCGACTACGGCAAGGAGGAGGTGCAGCACTTCCTGCTGTCGAACGTCAAATACTGGCTCGACGAGTTCCATTTCGACGGCTACCGCTTCGACGGCGTGACGTCGATGATCTACCGCCACCACGGCTACGTCACGTTCGATTCGCGCGACCGTTTCTTCGACGAGGGGGTCAACGGGGACGCTCTCACCTACCTCACCCTGGCCAACCGCCTCGCGCACGATTTCCGGCCTTCGGCCGTGACCATCGCCGAGGACGTGAGCGGCATGCCGGGGATGTGCATCCCGATCGCCGACGGCGGCATCGGATTCGACTACCGCCTGGGCATGGCCATCCCCGACTTCTGGATCAAGCAGCTGAAGGAGGTGCCCGACGAGCAGTGGGACATCCGGGAGATGTGGTCGGTGATGACCGACCGCCTGCCCGAAGTCAAGACCGTGGCCTACGCCGAGTCGCACGACCAGGCGCTCGTCGGCGACAAGACCATCGCCTTCCGGCTGATGGACAAGGAGATGTATTTCCACATGGACCGCGCTTCGGAGAACATCGTCATCGACCGCGGCATGGCCCTGCACAAGATGATCCGCCTGATGACCATCTCCACGGGCGGTCAGGCCTACCTCAACTTCATGGGCAACGAGTTCGGGCATCCCGAGTGGATCGACTTCCCGCGCGAGGGCAACGGCTGGAGCTACGCCCACGCCCGGCGGCAGTGGTCGCTCGCAAAAAACGGATTCCTGCGCTATGCGTGGCTGGGCGATTTCGACCGCGCGATGATCCGGCTGGTGAAAAAATACAAGGTTCTTGCCGACGGTTACCCGTGGAATCTGCTGATGGACGAGCGCAACAAGACGATGGCCTTCTCGCACGGCGACCTGCTGTTCGTCTTCAACTGGCATCCTTCGGCCTCGATCCCCGACTACGAACTTCCGGTGCAGGCCCCGGGCAAGTACGTCCCGGTGCTCTCGACCGACGAAAGCCGCTTCGGCGGACAGGAGCGGCAGTCGATGGCGGCCGAACACTTCTCGTTCGACGCCGGGGAGGGCGACGGACAGCGGCAGCCCCATATCCGCATCTACAACACCTCGCGCACGGCGACGGTCTACCTGCGAAAAAAGTAG
- a CDS encoding peptide MFS transporter, which yields MLKQPKGLIAAALANTGERFGFYTMMAILTLFLMSKFGIDGEQAGKIYSFFYTSIYILALVGGLIADRLRNYKGTIIAGILVMTAGYAALMVPTVTSKTVVIGALMLIAFGNGLFKGNLQALVGQLYDNEQYAKLRDTGFQIFYMFINIGAMFAPFAAVGVRNWWLRTQGFLYNSDLSALCHQYIGGTMSPEVAQGRFSELAAEVSLGGVPADMGVFAQSYLNAFNTGFHYAFGVAIVALVFSLVVFLANKKKLPDPKVAAASRTTPSKAEIQQDAREIKQRLYALFAVFAIVIFFWFSFHQNGLTLTLFAQDYTRLEIFGMPITAEIFQSANPFCVVFLTPVIIAVFAWLRNRGKEPSTPMKIAIGMGIAAFAYVLMVFGSLGLPKLAEVQAQGGLSFAERVTPWLLVATYLILTIAELFISPLGLSFVSKVAPQKLQGLMQGCWLGATALGNGLLFIGPILYKRISISATWSIFVIVCAISMFAMLAMVKWLERVTK from the coding sequence ATGCTCAAGCAACCTAAAGGTTTGATTGCCGCGGCTCTCGCCAATACGGGCGAACGTTTCGGTTTCTACACCATGATGGCCATTCTGACGCTGTTCCTGATGTCGAAATTCGGTATCGACGGCGAGCAGGCCGGGAAAATCTATTCGTTTTTTTATACCTCGATCTACATCCTGGCGCTCGTCGGCGGCCTGATCGCCGACCGGCTGCGCAACTATAAGGGGACGATCATCGCGGGTATTCTGGTGATGACGGCGGGGTATGCCGCGCTGATGGTTCCCACCGTTACGTCGAAGACCGTGGTGATCGGCGCACTGATGCTGATCGCCTTCGGCAACGGTCTGTTCAAAGGCAACCTCCAGGCGCTCGTGGGGCAGCTTTACGACAACGAACAGTATGCCAAACTGCGCGACACGGGCTTTCAGATTTTCTACATGTTCATCAACATCGGCGCGATGTTCGCACCGTTCGCCGCCGTGGGCGTGCGCAACTGGTGGCTCCGCACGCAGGGATTCCTCTACAATTCCGACCTTTCGGCCCTCTGCCACCAGTATATCGGCGGCACGATGAGTCCCGAAGTGGCCCAGGGCCGTTTCAGCGAGCTGGCTGCCGAAGTGAGCCTCGGCGGCGTCCCGGCGGACATGGGCGTTTTCGCGCAGAGCTATCTCAACGCCTTCAACACCGGATTCCACTATGCGTTCGGCGTGGCTATCGTGGCGCTGGTCTTCTCGCTGGTGGTTTTCCTGGCCAACAAGAAGAAGCTGCCCGATCCCAAGGTTGCGGCCGCTTCCAGGACGACGCCTTCGAAGGCCGAAATCCAGCAGGATGCGCGTGAGATCAAACAGCGTCTCTATGCGCTGTTCGCCGTGTTCGCCATCGTGATCTTCTTCTGGTTCTCGTTCCACCAGAACGGTCTGACGCTGACGCTCTTCGCGCAGGATTACACCCGTCTCGAAATTTTCGGCATGCCCATCACGGCCGAGATTTTCCAGTCGGCCAACCCCTTCTGCGTGGTGTTCCTCACGCCGGTCATCATCGCCGTGTTCGCCTGGCTGCGCAACCGCGGCAAGGAGCCTTCGACTCCGATGAAGATCGCGATCGGAATGGGCATCGCCGCATTCGCCTACGTGCTGATGGTCTTCGGGTCGCTGGGCCTTCCCAAACTCGCCGAAGTGCAGGCGCAGGGCGGTCTCTCGTTCGCCGAGCGCGTCACTCCGTGGCTGCTGGTGGCCACCTACCTGATCCTGACCATCGCCGAACTGTTCATCTCGCCGCTGGGCCTGTCGTTCGTGTCGAAGGTCGCTCCGCAGAAACTCCAGGGCCTGATGCAGGGCTGCTGGCTGGGCGCCACGGCGCTGGGCAACGGCCTGCTGTTCATCGGCCCGATCCTCTACAAGCGCATCTCGATCTCCGCGACGTGGAGCATCTTCGTCATCGTCTGCGCCATCTCGATGTTCGCCATGCTGGCCATGGTCAAATGGCTCGAACGGGTCACGAAATAG
- a CDS encoding TetR/AcrR family transcriptional regulator — protein MDQKERIIEQAMHMFVSQGIKSVRMDDIAQQLGVSKRTLYELFGDKEGLLYLAMDRYFEKKRIERAAVCAHARNVLEAMFMVLGGVMDNAEVIQRLLNNLRKFYPAVHDKMTREGTAKSRRDLQEMLEKGIADGLFVDTINLDLAISVLYYTASAITVRKDLILPAGMTEREAFVQIISNFFRGISTTKGLLLVDDYLKRYEPAKTVHRMQ, from the coding sequence ATGGATCAGAAGGAACGAATCATAGAACAGGCGATGCACATGTTCGTCTCGCAGGGCATCAAGTCGGTGCGCATGGACGACATCGCGCAGCAGCTGGGGGTCTCGAAACGGACGCTCTACGAATTGTTCGGCGACAAGGAGGGGCTGCTCTACCTGGCGATGGACCGCTATTTCGAAAAGAAACGCATCGAGCGCGCCGCGGTGTGCGCCCATGCGCGCAACGTGCTCGAAGCGATGTTCATGGTGCTGGGCGGCGTGATGGACAACGCCGAAGTCATCCAGCGGCTGCTGAACAACCTGCGCAAGTTTTACCCGGCGGTGCACGACAAGATGACGCGCGAAGGCACCGCCAAGAGCCGCCGCGACCTGCAGGAGATGCTGGAAAAGGGGATTGCCGACGGGCTGTTTGTCGACACGATCAATCTCGATCTGGCCATTTCGGTGCTTTACTACACGGCTTCGGCCATCACCGTGCGCAAGGACCTCATTCTGCCCGCGGGCATGACCGAGCGCGAGGCGTTCGTGCAGATCATCAGCAATTTTTTCCGCGGCATCTCCACGACCAAGGGGCTGCTGCTCGTCGACGACTACCTGAAACGCTACGAGCCTGCCAAAACCGTTCACCGGATGCAATAG